One genomic window of Luteitalea pratensis includes the following:
- a CDS encoding TIGR00300 family protein: MKGETAVVVEAHGHLIDSGLLNTIFDAVIAHEGAFEVQKFEIGRTNNDVSELVLRVSAFSSEQLDRILEALLPLGCAPVVQTDAVVREADMDGAVPEDFYSTTNHRTTVRVDGRWLDVQQQRMDAIVVVSADNARATCRKLRDVRRGDRVVCGTDGIRIVPEFQERDRQHFAFMANDISSERRVEATVARIAHVMRDVRARGGRIVFVAGPVVVHTGGAPYFSELIRTGWVDALLAGNAIAVHDIESCFFGTSLGVDLAQGVPVHEGHKHHMKAINRVNRAGGIVPAVESGVLTSGVMYDLVTHRVPFVLAGSIRDDGPLRDTVMDLIEAQERYAALLEGAGLVVMLSSMLHAIGVGNMLPSWVKVVCVDINPAVVTKLSDRGSAQTVGVVTDVGLFLKQLALQLAPGG, encoded by the coding sequence ATGAAGGGCGAGACCGCCGTCGTCGTCGAAGCGCACGGACACCTGATCGACTCCGGATTATTGAATACGATCTTCGATGCGGTGATCGCGCACGAAGGCGCATTCGAGGTGCAAAAGTTCGAGATCGGTCGCACCAACAACGACGTCTCCGAGCTCGTTCTTCGGGTTTCTGCATTTTCGTCCGAGCAGTTGGATCGCATTCTCGAGGCGTTGTTGCCGCTCGGATGCGCCCCGGTCGTGCAAACCGACGCCGTTGTCCGAGAGGCGGACATGGACGGCGCCGTGCCGGAAGATTTCTACTCGACGACCAATCACCGCACGACCGTGCGCGTCGACGGTCGATGGCTCGATGTCCAGCAGCAACGCATGGACGCCATCGTCGTCGTCAGCGCGGACAACGCGCGCGCGACCTGCCGCAAGCTGCGCGACGTCCGCCGCGGCGACCGGGTGGTCTGCGGCACCGACGGCATCCGCATCGTCCCCGAGTTCCAGGAGCGCGATCGGCAGCACTTCGCCTTCATGGCCAACGACATCTCGTCGGAGCGGCGCGTGGAAGCCACCGTGGCGCGCATCGCCCACGTGATGCGCGACGTGCGGGCGCGCGGCGGACGCATCGTGTTCGTGGCCGGTCCGGTGGTGGTGCACACCGGTGGCGCTCCCTATTTCTCCGAGCTGATTCGAACCGGCTGGGTGGACGCGCTGCTGGCCGGCAACGCGATCGCGGTGCACGACATCGAGTCGTGCTTCTTCGGGACCTCCCTCGGTGTGGACCTCGCCCAGGGCGTGCCGGTCCACGAGGGACACAAGCACCACATGAAAGCGATCAACCGGGTCAACCGCGCCGGCGGCATCGTCCCGGCCGTCGAGTCCGGGGTACTCACGAGCGGCGTGATGTACGACCTGGTCACGCACCGGGTGCCCTTCGTGCTCGCCGGCAGCATCCGCGACGACGGGCCGCTGCGCGACACGGTGATGGACCTCATCGAGGCGCAGGAGCGCTATGCGGCGCTGCTCGAAGGCGCCGGCCTGGTGGTGATGCTCTCGTCGATGCTGCATGCCATCGGCGTCGGCAACATGCTGCCGTCATGGGTCAAGGTCGTGTGCGTCGACATCAACCCCGCCGTCGTCACCAAGCTATCCGATCGCGGCTCTGCGCAGACGGTAGGCGTTGTCACCGACGTCGGCCTGTTCCTCAAGCAGCTCGCGCTGCAACTTGCGCCGGGCGGCTAA
- a CDS encoding TonB-dependent receptor yields the protein MSGFFSGSGTRLLIALCLVAATNAAAWAQSGLATITGIVTDTQGAAVPGVMVTATNTATSVPYTGVSNEAGVYTINALPIGTYQVKVELQGFKAVTVSASLSAGQTARIDAALEVGSLTESVEVTATSAILQTENAVVGGKLDREQVEKLPIQGRNLSTAALYTSGVTTPNPSSFNSLKNTGGGRPFVNGQREQANNFMLDGVDMNDAIDNLIAYQPSPDAVEQVSVETNNYSPEQGNVAGAIINMVLKSGTNSVSGNGFYYWRDNELAATPWATNRAGGRKSEFSRDIFGGTVGGPIAKGKLFFFADYQGGRQEAPPADSFTTVIPDPWRNGDLSSLLPGIVIYDPLTNQPFPNNQIPTSRFSQFARNLLANEALYPRANVTRAMSDFRNNYLGKAASSERTNQFDAKIDWNASTNDKIYVRYSKQTHLSETEETAMPLLYGSISENPFWSVAGNWNRIFGANIVNDLLVGYNDNSFNNVPLDLRGLGSLNNQLGIGGSQPIPGLTQVLMGNNVTNIGTLGGASNTNNGVLQINERLTWLKGRHTLKFGGSWNHYVMERYYAGNNGVLGYIGYGGTFTRAVGASTGGAPFADFLLDYVSSKGRGSLTDAWTQLQDRTALYVADDYKITDNLTLNLAMRWGYTSPLVEKDDRQANFDLTNAEQLLAGQNGNSRALYEPYYNGWEPRLGAAYRAGEKWVFRGGYGITQYMEGTGANLRLPLNPPFFFESQVDWVGPSGPSGTISTGFEGLQALDRPSGQLRAWDPNLRPQFTQQWNAFAEYLLTSRASINIGYVGNKSTHLVTPIDGNQALPGTGPASTWLPLQQRRPLFVFNPLINSISTTASRGRSDYHSLQTTFRQRLTAGLDFVANYTLGRANSNNLGYYGSGGVAAESAYPVNSYDIEANYGPAFFDARHIFSMAGSYQVPFGRDRAHGSSISKPLDWVVGGWDASFAFTAHSGYPITVQDGTTAANPSLQTTRAVPFPDLIGDPVPADQNINMWLNRSAFQSPALGTFGNAGVGVARAPKYWNVDFSLSKRFVTFGRQYIQVRGEAYNLLNHPNFGPPDRNIQNQTFGTITSTIGDPRVIQLVAKYFF from the coding sequence ATGAGTGGATTCTTCAGCGGATCCGGGACGCGATTGCTAATCGCGCTATGTCTTGTCGCCGCCACGAACGCGGCGGCGTGGGCACAGTCGGGCCTGGCAACCATCACCGGCATCGTCACGGATACCCAGGGCGCAGCAGTGCCAGGTGTCATGGTCACGGCGACCAACACGGCAACCAGCGTGCCGTACACGGGTGTGAGCAACGAGGCGGGCGTCTACACCATCAACGCCCTGCCGATCGGCACCTACCAGGTGAAGGTCGAGTTGCAGGGCTTCAAGGCCGTGACCGTCAGTGCCTCGCTTTCGGCTGGCCAGACGGCACGTATCGACGCCGCGCTCGAGGTCGGGAGTCTCACGGAGTCGGTCGAGGTGACCGCCACCAGCGCCATCCTGCAGACCGAGAACGCCGTCGTCGGCGGCAAGTTGGACCGCGAGCAGGTGGAGAAGCTGCCGATTCAGGGACGCAACCTGTCAACAGCAGCGCTGTACACGAGCGGTGTGACCACGCCGAATCCATCGTCGTTCAACAGCCTGAAGAACACGGGCGGCGGACGTCCGTTCGTCAACGGGCAGCGCGAGCAGGCCAACAACTTCATGCTCGACGGCGTGGACATGAACGACGCCATCGACAACCTGATTGCCTACCAGCCGAGCCCGGACGCGGTGGAGCAGGTCAGCGTCGAGACGAACAACTACTCGCCCGAGCAGGGCAACGTCGCCGGCGCCATCATCAACATGGTGCTCAAGTCTGGGACCAACAGCGTCAGCGGCAACGGCTTCTACTACTGGCGCGACAACGAACTCGCGGCGACGCCGTGGGCGACCAATAGGGCCGGCGGCCGGAAGTCCGAGTTCTCGCGCGACATCTTCGGCGGCACCGTCGGCGGCCCGATCGCGAAGGGCAAGCTGTTCTTCTTCGCCGACTACCAGGGCGGACGGCAGGAGGCCCCGCCTGCCGACTCGTTCACGACCGTCATCCCGGATCCGTGGCGCAACGGCGACCTGAGCAGCCTGCTGCCGGGCATCGTCATCTACGATCCGCTCACGAACCAGCCGTTCCCGAACAACCAGATCCCGACGAGCCGGTTCAGCCAGTTCGCCCGGAACCTGCTCGCGAACGAGGCCCTGTACCCGCGGGCCAATGTCACGCGCGCGATGTCGGACTTCCGCAACAACTACCTCGGCAAGGCCGCGTCCTCCGAGCGGACGAACCAGTTCGACGCCAAGATCGACTGGAACGCGTCGACCAATGACAAGATCTACGTGCGCTACTCGAAGCAGACGCACTTGTCCGAGACCGAAGAGACGGCCATGCCGTTGCTGTACGGGTCGATCAGCGAAAACCCGTTCTGGAGCGTGGCCGGCAACTGGAACCGCATCTTCGGGGCCAACATCGTCAATGACCTACTCGTCGGGTACAACGACAACTCGTTCAACAACGTGCCACTTGATCTGCGTGGACTCGGGTCGTTGAACAACCAGCTTGGCATCGGTGGCAGTCAGCCGATACCCGGTCTCACCCAAGTTCTCATGGGCAACAACGTGACCAACATCGGCACGCTCGGCGGCGCGAGCAACACCAACAACGGCGTGTTGCAGATCAACGAGCGTCTCACCTGGCTGAAGGGCCGGCACACGCTGAAGTTCGGCGGGTCGTGGAACCATTACGTGATGGAGCGCTACTACGCCGGCAACAACGGCGTGTTGGGCTACATCGGCTACGGCGGCACATTCACCCGCGCAGTGGGCGCCAGCACGGGTGGCGCCCCGTTTGCCGACTTCCTGCTCGACTACGTCTCGAGCAAGGGCCGCGGTTCGCTCACCGACGCGTGGACGCAGCTGCAGGATCGCACCGCGCTCTATGTGGCCGACGACTACAAGATCACCGACAACCTGACGTTGAACCTCGCCATGCGATGGGGCTACACGTCGCCGCTGGTTGAGAAGGACGATCGCCAGGCCAACTTCGACCTGACCAATGCCGAGCAGCTGCTTGCCGGACAGAACGGCAACAGCCGTGCCCTGTATGAGCCGTATTACAACGGCTGGGAGCCGCGTCTCGGCGCCGCTTACAGGGCCGGGGAGAAGTGGGTCTTCCGCGGCGGCTACGGCATCACCCAGTACATGGAAGGCACCGGCGCGAACCTGCGCCTGCCGCTGAACCCCCCGTTCTTCTTCGAGTCGCAGGTTGACTGGGTCGGCCCGAGCGGTCCGTCCGGCACGATCTCGACCGGCTTCGAAGGCCTGCAGGCGCTCGACCGGCCCTCGGGCCAGCTGAGGGCGTGGGACCCGAACCTGCGGCCGCAGTTCACCCAGCAGTGGAACGCCTTTGCTGAGTACCTGCTGACATCGCGCGCCTCGATCAACATCGGCTACGTCGGCAACAAGTCGACCCACCTGGTGACGCCGATCGATGGCAACCAGGCTCTCCCCGGTACCGGTCCCGCGAGCACGTGGCTCCCGCTGCAGCAGCGTCGCCCCCTGTTCGTCTTCAACCCGCTGATCAACAGCATCAGCACCACGGCGTCGCGCGGCCGCAGTGACTACCACTCACTGCAGACGACGTTCCGGCAGCGCCTGACCGCAGGTCTCGATTTCGTGGCCAACTACACCCTGGGCCGGGCCAATTCGAACAACCTCGGGTACTACGGTTCGGGCGGCGTGGCGGCGGAAAGCGCCTACCCGGTCAACAGCTACGACATCGAGGCCAACTACGGCCCGGCGTTCTTCGACGCCAGGCACATCTTTTCGATGGCGGGCAGCTACCAGGTGCCGTTTGGCCGCGACCGCGCCCATGGCTCGTCGATCAGCAAGCCGCTCGACTGGGTGGTCGGAGGCTGGGACGCCAGCTTCGCCTTCACGGCGCACTCCGGGTACCCGATCACGGTGCAGGACGGCACCACTGCGGCCAATCCGTCACTCCAAACGACCAGGGCTGTGCCATTCCCGGACCTGATCGGCGATCCCGTCCCGGCCGATCAGAACATCAACATGTGGTTAAACCGATCGGCGTTCCAGTCGCCCGCGCTCGGCACATTCGGCAACGCAGGCGTTGGTGTCGCGCGCGCCCCGAAGTACTGGAACGTGGACTTCTCGCTGTCCAAGCGGTTCGTCACCTTCGGGCGCCAGTACATCCAGGTGCGCGGCGAGGCGTACAACCTGCTGAACCACCCGAACTTCGGTCCGCCGGATCGCAACATCCAGAACCAGACGTTCGGTACGATCACCAGCACGATCGGTGACCCCCGGGTCATTCAGCTCGTCGCCAAGTACTTCTTCTAG
- a CDS encoding YncE family protein, with the protein MKRREFLATTGAVAAASLAGLAAAPARQRLLYIAQPGIRNYQQYGGVGVLVYDIDRDYAFVRRIPTWAAAPGKEVENVKGVAASAATGRLWVTTISRLLCIDLATDTIAWDVAPAGGCDRLSASPDGRTLYVPSFEGPHWNVIDGLTGETRTSIIVNSGAHNTLYAPDGARVYLAGLKSPYLNVADSATHAVTSKVGPFSASIRPFTVDAARGLAYVNVNERLGFEIGDLRTGAVLHKVDVTGYQKGPVARHACPSHGIGVTPDGKEIWLCDGHNLAMHVFDATVMPPKQIATVKVRDQPGWITFSLDGRHAWPSTGEVVDVKTKQIVKSLQDETGRQIGSEKLLEIDVEGTKPVAAGNSFGVGVRSS; encoded by the coding sequence ATGAAGCGACGTGAGTTCCTGGCCACGACCGGCGCGGTCGCCGCGGCATCTCTTGCCGGACTGGCCGCGGCGCCGGCACGACAACGACTCCTCTATATCGCCCAGCCGGGCATCAGGAACTACCAGCAGTACGGCGGCGTCGGCGTGCTGGTCTACGACATCGACCGTGACTACGCGTTCGTGAGGCGCATCCCCACGTGGGCCGCAGCGCCGGGCAAGGAAGTCGAGAACGTGAAGGGTGTGGCGGCGAGCGCGGCGACCGGACGCCTCTGGGTCACCACGATCAGCCGCCTGCTCTGCATCGATCTCGCGACCGACACGATCGCGTGGGACGTCGCGCCCGCCGGCGGTTGCGACCGGCTGTCGGCATCGCCAGACGGCCGCACACTCTACGTGCCGTCCTTCGAGGGCCCGCACTGGAACGTCATCGACGGACTGACGGGCGAGACGCGCACCTCGATCATCGTCAACTCCGGAGCGCACAACACGCTCTATGCGCCGGACGGCGCGCGCGTGTACCTGGCAGGCCTCAAGTCGCCGTACCTGAACGTCGCTGATTCAGCCACGCATGCCGTGACGAGCAAGGTCGGCCCGTTCTCGGCGTCCATCCGACCGTTCACCGTCGACGCCGCGCGCGGGCTGGCCTACGTCAACGTCAACGAACGACTCGGGTTCGAAATTGGCGACCTTCGGACCGGTGCGGTGCTGCACAAGGTCGACGTCACCGGCTACCAGAAGGGCCCGGTCGCGCGACACGCCTGCCCGAGCCACGGCATCGGCGTCACACCGGACGGCAAGGAAATCTGGCTCTGCGACGGCCACAACCTTGCGATGCACGTATTCGACGCGACGGTGATGCCGCCGAAGCAGATCGCAACCGTCAAGGTGCGCGATCAGCCAGGCTGGATCACCTTCAGCCTTGACGGCCGCCACGCCTGGCCGTCGACGGGCGAAGTCGTCGACGTGAAGACGAAGCAGATCGTCAAGAGCCTGCAGGACGAGACAGGCCGCCAGATCGGCAGCGAGAAACTGCTCGAGATAGACGTCGAGGGAACCAAGCCGGTGGCCGCCGGAAACTCCTTCGGCGTGGGTGTGCGGAGTTCCTGA
- a CDS encoding ABC transporter permease yields the protein MQALSQILAITLVNIRSIPQRLGSSVVAIVGIAGVVVVFVSVLSIAQGFRAAMTTAGDPRTAIVLRSGTDSEMSSGLSREQTQIVKDAPGLTRGADGPIASAELFVIVNHPKRSTGTDANVPLRGVESGAFAVRPRLKLVEGRRFEPGRNEIIVGRAAAGQFAGLAVGNDVRWGENAWKVVGIFEADGAISESELWCDAKVLQGAYRRGDSFQSVYVQLEREDSLESFRTALAGDPRLNVMVERETDYLAAQSTVLQTLIRTVGFVVAALMAIGAVFGAINTMYNAVASRTREIATLRALGFGALSIVTSVMAESAVLALLGGVLGGVLAWVLFDGYRTSTMNFQSFSQVAFAFRVTPTLLVQGLVCALVMGLIGGILPAIRAARLPIVNALREL from the coding sequence ATGCAGGCACTGTCCCAGATACTTGCCATCACCCTGGTCAACATCCGCAGCATCCCGCAACGCCTCGGCTCGTCGGTCGTCGCCATCGTCGGCATCGCGGGCGTGGTCGTCGTGTTCGTCTCGGTGCTGTCGATCGCGCAGGGCTTCCGTGCCGCCATGACGACGGCCGGTGACCCGCGCACCGCGATCGTCCTGCGCTCGGGCACAGACTCGGAGATGTCGAGCGGCCTGTCGCGCGAGCAGACGCAGATCGTGAAGGACGCGCCAGGCCTGACACGAGGAGCGGACGGGCCGATTGCGTCGGCCGAGCTGTTCGTCATCGTCAATCATCCGAAACGATCGACGGGGACCGACGCCAACGTGCCGCTCCGGGGTGTCGAGTCGGGCGCCTTCGCCGTGCGCCCTCGTCTCAAGCTCGTGGAGGGCCGACGATTCGAGCCGGGCCGAAACGAGATCATCGTCGGACGTGCTGCCGCCGGCCAGTTCGCCGGGCTCGCGGTAGGCAACGACGTCCGCTGGGGGGAGAACGCCTGGAAAGTCGTCGGCATCTTCGAGGCCGACGGGGCCATCTCCGAATCAGAGCTCTGGTGCGACGCGAAGGTCCTGCAGGGCGCGTACAGACGGGGTGACTCGTTCCAGTCCGTGTACGTCCAGCTCGAGCGCGAGGACTCGCTGGAGTCGTTCAGGACAGCACTGGCCGGCGATCCGCGGCTCAATGTGATGGTGGAGCGTGAGACGGACTACCTCGCCGCCCAGTCGACCGTGCTCCAGACGCTGATCAGGACGGTCGGCTTCGTCGTCGCGGCCCTGATGGCGATCGGCGCGGTGTTTGGCGCCATCAACACGATGTACAACGCGGTGGCCAGTCGCACGCGCGAGATCGCCACGCTGCGGGCACTCGGCTTCGGGGCCCTTTCGATTGTCACGTCGGTGATGGCCGAGTCGGCAGTCCTCGCCCTGCTCGGCGGCGTGCTCGGCGGCGTCCTCGCCTGGGTGCTCTTCGACGGCTACCGTACGTCGACGATGAACTTCCAGTCGTTCAGCCAGGTGGCGTTCGCGTTCCGCGTGACGCCGACGCTGCTCGTGCAGGGTCTCGTCTGCGCCCTGGTGATGGGACTGATCGGCGGTATCCTCCCCGCCATCCGCGCCGCGCGCCTCCCGATCGTCAACGCGCTGCGGGAGTTGTAG
- a CDS encoding ABC transporter permease — MKFLPLVWRSLMRRKLRTLFTALSIVVAFVLFGALMALKAAFSLGVDLAGQDRLVMIQKVSFIQPLPRSYQGRIAASPGVTTVTHQSWFGGIYQDPKNFFAQFAVEPEPFLQMYPAFVLSADRKQAWYANRTGAIVGRSLADRFGWKVGDRVPLQATIFRKPDESPWTFTIEGIYEAGAQGTDTTQFLFHYDYLNETRTILKDEVGWYVIRVSDPQQSDAVAGRLDAMFANSSAETKTSTEKAFVQAFAKQIGDIGSILMAILAAVLFTMLLVAANTMGQAVRERTNELAVMKTLGFTDGQLLGLVLLESVLLALVGGGTGLFLAWAITQRGDPTGGLLPALVLPTRDLVLGVGLILLVGVAAGVLPAWQASRLRIVDALRRQG, encoded by the coding sequence ATGAAATTCCTGCCGCTCGTCTGGCGCAGCCTGATGCGCCGCAAGTTGCGGACGCTGTTCACGGCGCTGTCGATCGTCGTCGCCTTCGTGCTGTTCGGCGCGTTGATGGCGCTCAAGGCGGCGTTCAGTTTGGGCGTGGACCTCGCCGGACAGGATCGGCTGGTGATGATCCAGAAGGTCTCGTTCATCCAGCCGCTGCCGCGCAGCTATCAGGGCCGGATTGCGGCCAGCCCCGGGGTGACGACGGTCACGCATCAGAGCTGGTTCGGCGGCATCTACCAGGACCCGAAGAACTTCTTCGCGCAGTTCGCGGTGGAGCCGGAGCCATTTCTGCAGATGTACCCCGCGTTCGTGCTCTCCGCCGATCGCAAGCAAGCGTGGTATGCCAATCGCACAGGCGCCATCGTCGGTCGCTCCCTCGCGGACCGGTTCGGCTGGAAGGTCGGTGATCGCGTGCCGCTCCAGGCGACGATCTTCCGTAAGCCAGACGAATCACCCTGGACGTTTACCATCGAGGGCATCTACGAGGCGGGTGCGCAGGGCACCGACACGACCCAGTTCCTCTTCCACTATGACTACCTGAACGAGACACGCACCATCCTCAAGGACGAGGTCGGGTGGTACGTCATCCGTGTGAGCGATCCGCAACAGTCCGATGCGGTGGCGGGTCGGCTCGACGCCATGTTCGCCAACTCCTCGGCGGAGACCAAGACGTCCACCGAGAAGGCCTTCGTGCAGGCGTTCGCCAAGCAGATCGGCGACATCGGCAGCATCCTGATGGCCATCCTCGCGGCGGTGCTGTTCACCATGCTGCTGGTTGCCGCCAACACCATGGGACAGGCCGTCCGCGAGCGCACCAACGAACTGGCGGTGATGAAGACGCTCGGCTTCACCGATGGCCAACTGCTCGGCCTCGTGTTGCTGGAGTCGGTGCTGCTGGCACTGGTGGGCGGCGGCACGGGACTGTTCCTGGCGTGGGCGATCACGCAGCGCGGCGATCCCACGGGCGGGCTGCTGCCGGCGCTCGTCCTGCCCACACGCGACCTCGTGCTCGGGGTCGGTCTCATCCTGCTGGTGGGCGTGGCGGCCGGTGTGCTCCCTGCCTGGCAGGCCAGCCGGCTCCGCATTGTCGATGCGCTTCGGCGCCAGGGGTGA
- a CDS encoding ABC transporter ATP-binding protein, translating into MNAPTSAASLVKVRQLQKTYRRGSERIEVLQGVDLEIAQGEFLALMGPSGSGKTTLLNLLGGLDQPTGGSIDIGGERIDQLSSGALARWRASHIGFVFQLYNLLPVLTAQRNVELPLLLTRLSAAERRKRASIALSVVGLGDRARHYPRQLSGGQEQRVGIARAIVTDPTLLLCDEPTGDLDRKAGDEILELLKALNRDHGKTIVMVTHDPHAAACASRLVHLEKGQLVTEVTA; encoded by the coding sequence ATGAATGCTCCCACCTCCGCCGCATCGCTCGTGAAGGTCCGACAGCTGCAGAAAACCTATCGTCGCGGCAGCGAGCGCATCGAGGTGCTGCAAGGGGTCGACCTGGAAATCGCGCAGGGCGAGTTCCTCGCGCTGATGGGACCGTCGGGTTCCGGCAAGACCACCCTGCTGAACCTGCTCGGCGGCCTGGATCAACCGACCGGCGGCAGCATCGACATCGGTGGCGAGCGGATCGATCAGCTGTCGTCGGGCGCGCTGGCCCGTTGGCGCGCGTCGCACATCGGCTTCGTGTTCCAGCTGTACAACCTGCTGCCGGTGCTGACCGCACAGCGCAACGTGGAACTGCCGCTGCTGCTCACGCGGCTGTCCGCGGCCGAGCGACGCAAGCGTGCCAGCATCGCGCTGTCGGTGGTCGGGCTCGGCGATCGAGCGAGGCACTACCCGCGGCAGCTGTCAGGCGGCCAGGAACAGCGCGTCGGTATTGCCCGTGCCATCGTCACGGACCCCACCCTGCTGCTCTGCGACGAGCCGACCGGCGACCTCGATCGCAAGGCAGGCGACGAGATCCTCGAACTGCTCAAGGCGCTCAACCGTGACCACGGCAAGACGATTGTGATGGTCACGCACGACCCGCACGCGGCCGCCTGCGCGTCGCGCCTGGTGCACCTCGAGAAGGGGCAGCTCGTGACAGAGGTGACGGCATGA
- a CDS encoding efflux RND transporter periplasmic adaptor subunit: protein MNDLRTDLAALKLDRDSRGAAVRSPGRWVALVLVLLAAGGGWWYWNRPVIAHVKTTAVVARGGGAGSPDDAVLNASGYVTARRRATVSSRITGKVVSVHVEEGMAVRQGQVLARLEDSTARAMLQLAEAQLASARNQLLETEVRIREAELALGRQQRLEKEGVVPAADLDTANAQVDALRARLQAARTDVNVAEQQVALRHTDMDDTVIRAPFSGMAVSKDAQPGEMISPVSAGGGFTRTGICTIVDMTSLEIEVDVNESYITRVSDRQPVRAVLDAYPDWSVPAHVITTVPTADRQKATVLVRIGFDALDPRLLPDMGVKVTFLKAAPVASETAQAPTLWVPTGAVRREGGAAPFVFVAAGGRAVRRSIQVGRTSGTDTQVTSGIAAGDRVIVDAPATLADGSSIEEARP from the coding sequence GTGAACGACCTCCGAACCGATCTCGCCGCCCTGAAACTCGACCGCGACAGCCGCGGCGCCGCGGTGCGCTCGCCAGGTCGCTGGGTGGCATTGGTGCTCGTCCTGCTGGCTGCCGGCGGTGGCTGGTGGTACTGGAACCGCCCCGTTATCGCCCATGTCAAGACGACAGCCGTCGTCGCCAGGGGCGGCGGAGCCGGTTCTCCCGATGACGCGGTGCTGAACGCGTCCGGGTACGTCACCGCTCGGCGGCGCGCAACCGTCTCCTCACGGATCACGGGCAAGGTGGTCTCGGTGCATGTCGAGGAAGGCATGGCCGTGAGGCAGGGACAGGTGCTCGCCCGCCTCGAGGACTCCACGGCACGCGCGATGCTGCAACTGGCCGAAGCGCAGCTCGCCTCGGCCCGCAACCAGTTGCTCGAGACGGAGGTGCGGATCCGCGAGGCCGAACTCGCGCTCGGCCGCCAGCAGCGGCTCGAGAAGGAAGGCGTCGTGCCGGCAGCCGATCTGGACACGGCCAACGCCCAGGTCGATGCGCTGCGCGCGCGATTGCAGGCGGCACGTACCGACGTCAACGTCGCCGAGCAGCAGGTGGCCCTGCGCCACACCGACATGGACGACACGGTCATCCGTGCGCCGTTCAGCGGCATGGCCGTCTCCAAGGACGCGCAGCCCGGGGAGATGATCTCGCCGGTGTCGGCCGGCGGCGGCTTCACCCGCACCGGCATCTGCACCATCGTCGACATGACCTCGCTCGAGATCGAGGTCGACGTCAACGAGAGCTACATCACGCGCGTGTCCGACCGGCAGCCGGTGCGCGCCGTCCTCGATGCGTATCCGGACTGGTCGGTTCCGGCGCACGTGATCACGACGGTGCCGACGGCCGATCGGCAGAAGGCAACCGTGCTGGTCCGCATCGGTTTCGACGCGCTCGACCCGCGCCTGTTGCCTGACATGGGCGTCAAGGTCACGTTCCTGAAAGCCGCCCCTGTGGCGTCGGAAACCGCCCAGGCACCGACGCTCTGGGTGCCGACCGGCGCCGTCCGCCGCGAGGGTGGCGCCGCGCCCTTCGTCTTCGTCGCTGCCGGCGGCCGCGCAGTGCGCCGTTCGATCCAGGTCGGCCGCACCAGCGGCACCGACACCCAGGTCACGAGCGGCATCGCGGCCGGCGATCGCGTCATCGTCGATGCTCCCGCCACGCTCGCGGACGGCTCGTCCATCGAGGAAGCCAGACCATGA
- a CDS encoding GAF domain-containing protein: protein MVHVPMLSADPEAFYSELRAQLEALVGDERDAIANLANAAALIWHTAPELNWAGFYLRRRENELVLGPFQGKPACVRISVGKGVCGTAVARGASVLVEDVHAFPGHIACDGASRSELVVPIRHAGRVIGVLDLDSPRIGRFTEADRMGFEGLVRILEQTGLDSVW from the coding sequence ATGGTCCATGTCCCCATGCTCAGCGCCGATCCTGAGGCCTTTTACTCGGAATTGCGTGCACAGCTCGAGGCACTGGTCGGCGACGAACGCGACGCGATTGCGAACCTGGCCAACGCTGCCGCGCTCATCTGGCACACCGCTCCTGAGTTGAACTGGGCTGGATTCTACCTGCGTCGGCGCGAGAACGAACTGGTGCTCGGGCCGTTCCAGGGCAAGCCGGCGTGTGTGCGTATTTCCGTCGGCAAGGGCGTCTGCGGCACCGCGGTCGCGCGCGGCGCGTCGGTGCTCGTGGAGGATGTGCATGCGTTCCCCGGACACATCGCGTGCGATGGGGCATCCCGATCCGAGTTGGTGGTGCCGATCAGGCACGCCGGGCGTGTGATTGGCGTCCTGGACCTGGATAGTCCCCGGATAGGGCGGTTCACCGAAGCGGATCGGATGGGGTTCGAGGGCCTGGTCCGGATCCTGGAGCAGACGGGACTTGATTCCGTGTGGTAA